The Juglans regia cultivar Chandler chromosome 11, Walnut 2.0, whole genome shotgun sequence genome contains the following window.
TTATaaatgtatcattactcaaatataaaattacttcaaaaaaaaaaatcatattgggctcatttatatttcaattaCATATTGTTGGAttaagattttttgaatttattctcgttattttaggaattaaagaggtgagacaagcatatgaagTGAAtccacaatatttatatattttcaaataaacttCTCATATTGTATTaaacatttaataaataatcaacTTGATGTATCTATCTCTGTTACTTTAGATCTTAAAAATCGAACAAAGTTTCAGtgattctaaattattttctgtggtGGGCATTATCCttgtatttttgtataaaatagttAACCATGGTTGTCACACTCCTAGATTCTCATTCATTTCAATGTATTATTTAACAAACAATTGAAAGAATTCAGAATAAGTCCTGTGCACACAACCAATGTCTGAGATCAAAGGAGGAAATAATGGTTTTGTTGGGAAGCAGCCCAAATATACTATGTTCGTAAGTGGGGAATTTAACACTAGAGACCACGAATTTCAACCTCCCAAGTAAACAAGAGCATCATGAAGAGGGATTCTCTCCTCCTTTTCCCTTGAGATAAAAGGAGAGATTGAGCATCCAAAGACCCAACTATCCAAATGGGTTTTGTCAGTAACAAAAGCAGCAATCTTTATTCTTCAAATCACTTGCTTTAGATTCGTCTAATTCTCCCAATTCCCCACTAAAcacgccttttttttttcttaaattttctcaCTGGGGAATATGAATCTGTTCTCAGGCCAGTGCCCCAGTTTTGAGTTGACATTTGGAAGAACAAAGAGATGCTCTGCATTCCCTGTCTTTGTACCCAAACTTATGCGGCTCTCAAATTATCCCAAGTAATCAACTTGGGAACAAAAGTATCGTTGCATTTCATCCCCACTTATAGAACTGCTTTCACCCAATCTCATAAAAGTGGTCCAGAAAATGCCCCACTTTTTCGTATAATAAAAAGATCTGAATCAATTGATAAAAGTCCACGAGTGGACTCGGGTTGAGTCGTGTTCATTCTCGGGAATCGGTCCAACGTGCAGAAGATGAATGGGATGTTGTAGTGATCAAAGGGTTGAGATTGCAGTGGAGCATGCATGGTCAGTGAGAGAAATGCCAAGGAGGGGATGATTAGGTTGTGTCTAGACAGTGAACTGTGGagtttcactattatttaatattttattataaattttatttatttttaattattatttaatattatattattaatttaatattattattattcaattcaaaatttaggGAGTGTCAAATTgtatcaagatatatatattatactatatggatCAATCCGAACACGATCCATTATTGACCTGTTAGTgaatattatgaaatatgttaaCACGACACGAtccatttcaatttgtttatttaaatagGTTGAACAGATCAGAAATTAAttcatttgacttgattaaatttaacataattttatataaatgttaaaatcacaatatctataaaaaaaatataaaactaattactagtctaaaattataatctaaataataaaaatattaaaattaaaatatcaataattttacttttaaatataatgatataattataattttaactttattaacaaattataacAGGTCAATATAGATTGACCCGTTATtaattcattaaataataatatattaacaggttaattaattttaatccaAACTTGTTAGGATTAAATTTAAATCCGTTATcatcatattatatttatattagattaaCGAATGGTATCACATAGCGTAACTCATATAGGATCCTTCGAACTGCTGGGAAAGTAAACATAATGGAAGGATCGTGGAAGACGTTTGACTCTAGGCCCACCACTGGACGATCCCGATtggtgagagagtgagagaaaataGAGATGGAAACAAAAAGAGTAGACTTTCAGCTCACAGCCAAACTGGGAGTCAGAGGGACTGCGTCCGTTTGGGAAAAGACACAGACAGCCTTTGCAACGGGCCCATTCTCTTTCAAACCAACCCCTCTCGTTCAGTTTTCTCAGTTCTGAACCAAAAAGGACACCATCTACATTGGTCTTGATAAAGAAGGTGTGGATAAAAAGGACGTACCGTTTGGTAAATTATTTTCAacccaaatgaaaaaaagtaatttGAGAGTACTGCTACttagaatttttaaatagagattatattataaatttagttaattttatttttaaatttttttaaaattataataatattaatattaaaatgatattttttttatttaataaaaaattttatacatacaatttttaaataaagattataaataaaaattttcttaaaaataattgcCCACATTGTTCGGTTGAAAtcttaatatcaattatttcctTCATGATCCTTggttttaataaatgaaaaaatttataaaaaaatttcagtaAACTCAAAAAATCGGTGGcactccaattagttaaatggtcataaaagtataaaaataaataaataaatataaaataaatagttaaaagattaaaaattaaaatataaaatataagtacatttaaaagtaaaaatgaaGAAGTTGCACGTTATGGATACAACTGGCGGACCTGACCCGAAAGCAGAAGAAAAGGGAGAAAGACATCGACATTATCGTGCCCCTGTCATTCAAACCTGACAAATCACGCCGTCAAAAAAAACACACCATACAGATGAGTACCATCAGCCCTAAACTCCATCAGGACCGACTTGGTTAACCTCCGTCAAATCCGTAGGCCCAGCCATGCCCAAACTGCAGGTGCTAGCTACCTAAGGCCACACACACCCCTCCCATGCaacccccccctctctctctatctttttgtctttttgacAGTTTCAAATTGTTTATTCATTCCAAGTTTGATCCTTTGGGAGTGTTCGATTCTCGCTTTACGAGGCACTACCACTTCCACAGCTACTTGTTATAAGCTTCACAGTACCATTTGATTTCCCAGTTCTCTGCATGAGCTGTTGTCACCTTCCACACCCTTTCGCCCGCAAGTAATTCTCCGTGAGTGAACGCTGAGAGCCAGAGCCCAGAGATAGCCAGAGAGACATGACGACCTCTTTCACCTTTTCCATATTTGTTCATGTCgcctttgttttccttcttttctctccGTGCTCTTCTACGTACGCTAATGATCTTCAAGTTCTGTTGAAGCTAAAGTCCGCCATGACTGGACCCAATGTTTCGGCCCTGTTGGACTGGGAGGACTCCTCGTCACCAACAGCCCATTGCTCCTTCTCTGGAGTTTCATGTGACGAGGACTCGAGGGTTGTTTCTCTTAACGTGTCACTTATTCCTCTCTTCGGCTTCATTCCCCCGGAGATTGGGTTACTGAAAAAGCTTGTCAGCCTAACCATCGCCGGTGGCAATCTCACGGGGAGACTTCCTGTGGAGATGGCGAACCTCACGTCACTCAAGGTACTCAACATCTCCAACAACCTCTTCAACGGAAACTTTCCCGGAAAAATCACTCTTGGAATGACGGAGCTCGAGGTTATCGACACTTACAACAATAACTTCTCCGGACCGCTTCCGGCGGAGTTCGTGAACTTGAAATGGCTCAAGCACCTTAGTCTCGGAGGCAACTTCTTCTCTGGTCCGATTCCGGAGATTTACGCCGACATTCAAAGCCTCGAGTACTTGGGCCTGAACGGCAACTCACATACGGGCAAGTTCCCAGCGAGTCTCGGTCGGTTAAATAATCTCAAAGAAATGTACGTAGGCTACTTTAACGCTTACGATGGAGGTATTCCGCCGGAGTTGGGATCGCTCAGCTCGCTTGAACTCCTCGACATGGCGAGCTGTAACCTCACCGGTGAGATTCCCAAGAGTCTGAGCCTTTTGAAGAACTTGCACACGTTGTTTCTACAAATCAACCGCCTCGCAGGTCATATACCTCCCGAATTCTCTTCTTTACATAGCTTAAAATCACTCGATCTCTCTATCAACGAACTCACCGGAGAGATTCCGGAGACCTTCTCGGATCTTAAGAACATTACGCTAATCAATTTGTTTAAGAACAAGCTTTACGGCCCAATCCCGCCCTTCGTTGGAGACCTTCCAAATCTTGAAGTTCTTCAGATATGGGAGAACAATTTCACGCTCGAACTGCCCGAGAACTTGGGTCGGAACGGGAAGCTCAAGCTCCTCGACGTGGCTACCAATCATTTCACCGGTTTGATTCCTCGCGATTTGTGCAAAGGAGGGCAGTTGAAGACGCTGATCCTGATAGAGAATTTCTTCTTCGGACCAATCCCCGAAGAGCTCGGCGAATGCAAGTCTCTTACCAGGATCCGAATCATGAAGAACCAACTCAACGGAACGATTCCGGCAGGGATTTTCAATTTGCCGTTGGCAGAAGTGATCGAGGTCAATGATAACCACTTCTCCGGAGAGCTTCCCTCCGAGTTCTCTGGGGACAAACTCGGCATTCTCACGATCTCGGGGAATCAAATCACCGGAAGAATTCCTCCGGGAATCAGAAATCTCAAGAGTTTGCAGAACTTATATTTAGAAATGAACAGGTTTAACGGGGAGATTCCCAAGGAAATCTTTCATCTACCAGCGATCTCTACGATTAACATAAGCGCCAACAATATCAGTGGCGAAATTCCTTCTTCGATTTCGACCTGTACTTCTTTGACGTCCTTGGATTTCAGTCGAAACAATCTGTTTGGCGATATTCCCATAGGGATTTCCAAATTGAAGGTACTCAGCATTCTCAATTTCTCGAGAAACCAACTGACCGGCCAAATCCCCGGTGAGATCCGATTCATGACGAGTCTCACAACCTTGGATCTTTCTGATAACAATTTCGTGGGAAATATTCCCACCGGTGGGCAGTTTTTAGTTTTCAACGAGAGCTCGTTTGCTGGAAACCCCAATCTCTGTTCGCCACGTCATGCGTCCTGCCCGTCCTTGTCGGGAACTCCGGGTCGAGGCTTCGGTCGGGGGCATAACAACTCCGGTTCATGGAAGGTCATCATAATCGTGATTGCGATCGTAACGGCTCTGTTATTGGGGCTCGTCACGGCTTACATGATGCGGAAAAAGAAACTCCAGAAATCTCGGGCTTGGAGGCTCACCGCGTTCCAACGTCTGGATTTCAAAGCTGAGGACGTGCTCGAGTGCCTGAAGGAAGAAAACATAATCGGCAAAGGCGGTGCCGGGATCGTCTACCGTGGGTCCATGCCTGACGGCGGTGACGTGGCGATCAAACGGTTGGTGGGTAGGGGTTCCGGGCTGAGCGACCACGGATTCTCGGCCGAAATCAAGACTCTGGGGCGGATCAAACACCGAAATATCGTGAGGCTGTTGGGGTACGTTTCGAACAAGGATACGAACCTGTTGCTGTATGAGTACATGCCCAATGGGAGCTTGGGTGAGCTATTGCATGGATCAAAAGGAGGCCATTTGCAGTGGGATATGAGGTACAAGATAGCCGAAGAGGCTGCCAAGGGCCTGTGTTATCTTCACCATGACTGTTCGCCGCTGATTATTCACAGGGATGTGAAGTCCAATAACATTCTGCTGGACTCGGAGTTTGAGGCTCATGTGGCTGATTTCGGACTCGCCAAGTTCTTGCAGGACGCTGGAGCCTCCGAGTGCATGTCCTCCATTGCTGGCTCGTATGGTTACATCGCCCCAGGTTCGTTCTCTCCTCCATTTATTTACAGTATACTCGCTTGTAGTATAGTAGTAGTGAATGTGCAATTAGATCGATACGAGTAATGCAAACATGCAGCCAAATCACCTTAACAGAACATCACCTTAACCTCCAAAAAGATATGGACCCGAGATTATCATCTCAACCAGTTCTCAGTTCTTTTGAAAACTCCGGTAACGTGTCTGCTTTTTGTCTCATTTAGTTGTGTGTGTTAGCATTTAAGCCTGAAGGtcttcaaagttttgaattcgaGTACTAGACATTTACTTTCACTTCACTTTGAACGTGACCTAAGCATCTGAAGTCTCATTGTTCTTTGCCGTTCAATAGAATACGCTTACACGCTGAAAGTAGACGAGAAAAGCGACGTTTACAGCTTTGGTGTGGTGCTGCTGGAGCTGATTGCAGGGAGGAAGCCGGTGGGGGAGTTTGGCGATGGCGTGGACATAGTGAGATGGGTGAGGATAACCACATCAGAACTCTCACAGCCGTCGGATGCAGCATCCGTCCTGGCAGTGGTGGACCCAAGGCTGAGTGGGTACCCTCTGACAGGTGTCATACACCTGTTCAAGATAGCTTTGATGTGTGTTGAAGATGAGAGCTCTGCCAGACCCACCATGAGGGAAGTCGTTCACATGCTCAGCCATCTTCCTCAGTCTCCCGCAAGCCTCATCAACCTTTAACTATAACATGGTCTTGATGGGTTCTGAAGATCAATATTTAAGTACATAATAGTAAAgcaaaattgtaataatattgtGACAACAGGTCGTGGGTGCAAGAAGACTTGGACTCAATTTCCAtgcctataaaaaaatgttggttTCTGGGTGTTGAACTCGGTCTGCTAAGCTGTTATATATGTGTGTTGATTGTCACAATAACGTATCGTGCATCGTGTCTTTGCTTCTTTTGGTTGTGGATCGACGATATTCGTATTTACACATGCTTGGCTAGTTCATATACAAACTTTGCAATGCTATGTTTTTAGACCAAGCTTTGAGAATGGTTGCAtctcttatatttttcaactttttgtcATGATTGTTCATTGTCCGACTACACTTTCCAAGTTTTGAATGTGCGAGAAGTCAGTTCTAGTAGTTACGAGTTCGCTTgcccctatatttttttatgggaatGTTGAATTCTTCATTTTGGCTGTTGTTCTAGTTGTATGACATCTGATGAGCTTTTAGATTCTGCCTTTACCATCTAAAATATGACCTAaatttgaccaaaaaaaaaaaccccaatgAACTAACCAAGCTTGCGAATCAAGGCGAACATTAACTGTAGTTTGTAGGTCTAGCACCACATGATTTCACCAACTAAGATGGTATTTCCAAATAGAACACCGTTTGACTTTAAAAGAGAGATCATTGTGACCAGTATTTTTTAAGACTACAGCACATTAACCCTAAGAGTTTAACTACATATCAGCCACTCTTACTCATCAACCCACACTTtatgtggatttatttttatttatatttttttcaagcaAAGTGTGTGTTTTGCATCATTGGTTTTTCCTCCCCAAGCTGCTAGCCTCCATCTCATAAAACCATCTCCCCACGTGAAGTCCAGCAGCCCACGTCTCCTTTAGCCACTGCATAGCAACGTCTTTCCTCTGCATAGTAATCATGCCACGCCAAACAGAAACCGACGCCACAGCCTAGCCACGAGTCACTGCCTTGCACCACCAACCTCCATCTCACAAAACAACACTCCCTCATGGAGGCAAGCCATTGCATCGTGAGACTACCCTCACTATTGCGGTTCTATTGGGGACTCCGGTCTTGTCCCTAAACACTAAGGTCCATGAGTTTGCCTTGGTAAAGATGATGACCGAGTGActttgccaacttgcttggccttcaaCAAAAGGGTTGATGTTTAAGTGATGGAATGATGAGAATTATGATGAAATTTGGTAGTCTAAGTGTTTAGTAGAGGCAAATCAATGTGGAATGGCTAAGGACATGTCCTTGAGTGTGACGCCAAAATGATGGGCTAGGGTTGGATGAGTGAGTTGaggttagggttttgggtgATGGGTGACTAGGGTTGCCGTGGCTAGGATGAAGGATTAAGGTTTAAGATGCAATGCTAGGAGCGTATGCACAGGGAAGTGCTCATGGGCAGGCGCATGGGCGTGCGCGCTGGGCTGCGCGCGTTCACTAGTCTCACCAAGCATGCGCATAGGCTTGCACACATTGGGCATGCGCGCTGGGCTGTTGTGCCCAGCGCGCACTGTGTGGGTGAGTTGGCATGGTTGCCAGCCATCATTAGGCGTCCTGGGCATGTCATGGTAGGGGCCATGACATTCATGTGGAGCTGCTGTGGGGCTGTCCAGCCTTGTCACAGCATGGCTGGTGGCTTGGCCACCCCCACCTTTTAAGAACATACTTGCCCTCATGGATCTCATTTGAAACTCTCCATGCCCTCCCCTCATATTCTTCCTTGGTCATCTTCATGGCAAAACAATGTGTTCTTCTTTTCCCCAACTTTTCTAGCATTAAGGCCTCACTAGTCTTGACTTCCTTGAATGCCAAGGTTGCCCATTCATAGTTCTTGGACCCGAGCTTAAATTCCATAGTCCTTTTGTTGTAGTCAAGCACTACCCTTCCAAGACTCTTGAGCCATGGGTTGCCCAATACCACATCAAGCTCTACTAGAGGAAGTACATGTAGATCTACCACTATTCTCAGCCCTTGAACATTCATTTTTACTTCTCTCACTAGCTCTTCACATTTCATCTTATTCCCACTCGCCATCTTTACATCAAATGACTCTGTAGAAATTGGCTTCAACCCAACTTTGGTGACAATGTTGGAgttgacaaaattatatttggagTCACTATCTACCAATAAAGGGACTTCAAATCTTCCTATACATGCCATCACCCTCATGGAGACAATACTTTTGGTTCCCTGCCATGGTATTAAAGAACAACTCGGCCTcctcataatttttattaactttgaCCTCTTCTTACTTGGACTCTTGGCTAGATGATTCCACAAAATAACTATCATCCTCTTCATCGCTCCTCTCATCAACCAACATGTACATTTGTCCTGTTTTACGTTTGTGTCCTATGCCCCATTTTTCTCCACACTTAAAACAGAGGcccttttttattctatattggACCTCTTCCCTTGAAAGTTTCTTCACTTCAAGTGGCTTAGATTTAGAAGCACTCTCCATTTCCTCTTTGTCTTTCCAAGGAACATTGGTTTGCAAATGTGTAGTAACATTGCTCCTCATCTACTTAGATTGACGTTTCTCCATATTAGTGCTCTCTTTTAGGATTTTTGCCATCCTCATAACTTCTTGAATCTAAGTGGGTTGcttcaatttgattttattggCTATCCAAGGCTTCAACCCATCCACAAACGTACCCACAGGGACCTCCTCAGACCACCCTCCCACAAGAGTTTGTAGTTGCCTAAACTCTTCAATGTAACTATGCACTTTGCCTTCTTGCCTCAACTTGGCAAGTTGGCCATGGTGGTTAATGGTAGGGGATGACCCGAATTGCATGAGGAATCTTTTTCAAAGGTCGTCCAACCCAATCTTCTCATCTCTTTCTCATATTGGTCTCGGATCCACCTCCACCACTTACTTGCTTTTTCCTCCAAATAAAAACATGTCGTCGACACCCTTTCATGTCTAGGCACCTCATACGTATGAAAGTAGTGATCCATCTTCTCTAGCCATTTATATGGATTTCCCCCATTAAACTTGGGAAAGTCCACCTTTGGCCTCTTAGGTCCTCGGTCATAAGCCCGGTTTTCCCTTCCATTTTCATGGTGGTCAACATCATATCTCCTCCCATGATGGTCTTTTCTTCTATCATTATGGCCTCCACGGTCATAAGGTCTCTGATGCTCATGCTCAAACTCAACCTCAAAAGCTTCTTCTCTTTGTGGTCTCTCAAGCCTCACATCTTGATACTCTTCTCTCACTCGTGGCCTCTCAAGCTTTACATCTTGATACTCTTATCTCACACTAGGGGTTCTAGTGGGTTGGTCAACATTTGGGATCCATCCCTCAACAACTACTTGATTGTTTTCAACTCTACCACCTCTTCTAAACTCATGTTGTGGTAGCTCATGTACAGACCCCATGACACTTGTCTCGGCCCCCATTAACAAAGGCCTCATTCATTTGCCTATCCGAACTATGTGGTGGCCTTTAACCATTAGTTTCCACCATTCTTCTCTCAAGCCTCTCTAGGATTGCATTGGTCTCCCGCTTAAAAGTCTCCATGTCCCTTCTACTCTCCTCAACCGCACGGTTGGTAGCATTCAAGAACATTGTAAATTCGGCCAAGGTAGTCTTGACCTCATTGATGATGTTGTCAAGCCTTGAGTTTTGCATTTCTACGGCCTCTATACGTTCTTAGTTGGAACCACCTTGTTCCTCCTCTTGAACAACACGGTTCATGGCTAGCAATTTAGTGGGTGGGGCTTTGTCTTGGTTCACAAGTCCAACCTTGGGTCTTCCACCAACTCGTGTGGTCGACCCTTACAATCAAACTACTTATTTCTCCTCCTCAACCCCTAAACTTCATGTATTCAACAATtcaatcaacaaaaataatggGATCCACTAGGGTCTCCtccaaccaattcacaaagtTTGGGTTAACGCGTTGTTTACCTCTTAGAGAAGTGAGAACTTCTCAAAACACCAAGCAAGGTAGCACCTCTAAATGAAATCTCTTAACGAAAGCACCAATTAATGTTAGGACTTCTCAAGAGCACCAAGCAAGAATGGCTCTCAATGAAAGCACAAATTAATATTAGGGATCTCGGTCTTGTCCCTAAACACTGAGGTCTACGAGCTTGCCTTGGTGAAGATGATGGCCGAGTGACCTtaccaacttgcttggccttcaaCAAAGGGTTGATGTTTGAGTGATGGAATGATGGGAATGGTGATGGAATTGGATAGTCTAAGCATTTAGTGGAGGCAGATCAATGTGGAATGGCTAAGGACTTGTCCTTGAGTGTGGGGCCAAGATGATGGGCTAGGGTTGGATGAGTGAGTTGaggttagggttttgggtgATAGGTGACTAGGGTTGTTGTGGCTAGGATGAAGGATTAGGGTTTAGGATGCAAGGCAACTAGGGTTGGTTGGCTTGGgaaaaattaaggaaagatTCCTAAGTGGTAGGAATCTATTTAGGTAAGTGTGGGATTCGGTTTTGGCTAGGGTGGACAGATTGAGGTTGACTTGAGGTATTTTAGGAGTGGAGAGGTTTAAGGGATTGAATGAGTGATTGGAGGAATTGAGTGATTCAAGGGATTGAGAGATTTAAGGGATTGAGAGATTCTAGGGAAGTTCCTAGAATTAAGTGGTGTGATTGGGATGAGTCAACTTTCCTTAAATTATGGAAGCTGCCAAATAGGTCTCTTGATGGACGGTTAGGGTTTGTGTGGGTGGAGGCAATGTGTATTTCAGCTAGGGCTTAGTTGGATGAGGAAAGCTAGTTATGGTACGTggcaagtttgaaaaaatgagagGCAATATGGTTCAGCTAGGTCAATGAGTATGATGGATGGAGGGCAATTATGAGAGGTGATCAATTGTGGAAGGTAGGGCAAACACAAGGGTGGTTGACTTTGGTAGATGACAAGGATCAAATGGATGAATGGATGGAGTTGTTGGCTGAACAACACAAAGAATTCTCAAGAACAACTCAAGAACaatgcacataaaataataagatcaaaTAATAGAAAATGGAAGACAAGAGATGAAATGGAAAATACTCATAAGATTAATTGATCcttagggattcacgaattgtaccctaaagatgaaaagaaacaagatagattgaatcacatattcacgaattgcaatgTGATGATCCTCTACTAGGGATTCACAAATTGTACCCAAGTAGTCCAAGCGCCAAGCACCAAAAAgatgatctcaagaacaatagTCTACCCACTCAGGagatttgccaaaagatgtgtAAGAAATGCCTAAGGGTCttatttataaggattaca
Protein-coding sequences here:
- the LOC108982112 gene encoding receptor protein kinase CLAVATA1-like encodes the protein MTTSFTFSIFVHVAFVFLLFSPCSSTYANDLQVLLKLKSAMTGPNVSALLDWEDSSSPTAHCSFSGVSCDEDSRVVSLNVSLIPLFGFIPPEIGLLKKLVSLTIAGGNLTGRLPVEMANLTSLKVLNISNNLFNGNFPGKITLGMTELEVIDTYNNNFSGPLPAEFVNLKWLKHLSLGGNFFSGPIPEIYADIQSLEYLGLNGNSHTGKFPASLGRLNNLKEMYVGYFNAYDGGIPPELGSLSSLELLDMASCNLTGEIPKSLSLLKNLHTLFLQINRLAGHIPPEFSSLHSLKSLDLSINELTGEIPETFSDLKNITLINLFKNKLYGPIPPFVGDLPNLEVLQIWENNFTLELPENLGRNGKLKLLDVATNHFTGLIPRDLCKGGQLKTLILIENFFFGPIPEELGECKSLTRIRIMKNQLNGTIPAGIFNLPLAEVIEVNDNHFSGELPSEFSGDKLGILTISGNQITGRIPPGIRNLKSLQNLYLEMNRFNGEIPKEIFHLPAISTINISANNISGEIPSSISTCTSLTSLDFSRNNLFGDIPIGISKLKVLSILNFSRNQLTGQIPGEIRFMTSLTTLDLSDNNFVGNIPTGGQFLVFNESSFAGNPNLCSPRHASCPSLSGTPGRGFGRGHNNSGSWKVIIIVIAIVTALLLGLVTAYMMRKKKLQKSRAWRLTAFQRLDFKAEDVLECLKEENIIGKGGAGIVYRGSMPDGGDVAIKRLVGRGSGLSDHGFSAEIKTLGRIKHRNIVRLLGYVSNKDTNLLLYEYMPNGSLGELLHGSKGGHLQWDMRYKIAEEAAKGLCYLHHDCSPLIIHRDVKSNNILLDSEFEAHVADFGLAKFLQDAGASECMSSIAGSYGYIAPEYAYTLKVDEKSDVYSFGVVLLELIAGRKPVGEFGDGVDIVRWVRITTSELSQPSDAASVLAVVDPRLSGYPLTGVIHLFKIALMCVEDESSARPTMREVVHMLSHLPQSPASLINL